One Sanguibacter sp. HDW7 DNA window includes the following coding sequences:
- a CDS encoding stage II sporulation protein M: MDLDAFRLTHEPEWQRLAELTRRRRLGGAEADELVRLYQSVATHLSVVRSSAPDPGLVQRLSVLVSRARNALAGAHDPRWSDVVRFATVSAPAAVYRIRWWIHGVTAACVILAVVAGFAAARDSSILALLGTPEDRQQYVDQAFAQYYDPGLDFALTVWTSNAWIAAQCIALGITGVWPVYVLANNAINVGAMGGLMAAHGRLDIFFALITPHGLLELTAIFAAGAAGLKLFWTIVDPGRRPRGVALAQEGRATFTVVVTLAVALAVSGIVEGWVTGSMLPWWLKILIGMVVLAGFWTWVTVLGRRAVRAGHTGDLSEDRAGGVQLYA, from the coding sequence GTGGATCTCGACGCATTCCGACTCACGCACGAGCCCGAGTGGCAGCGGCTCGCCGAGCTCACGCGCCGCCGACGCCTCGGCGGCGCGGAGGCCGACGAGCTCGTCCGGCTCTACCAGTCGGTGGCGACGCACCTGTCCGTCGTGCGCTCGAGCGCCCCCGACCCCGGGCTCGTCCAGCGCCTCTCCGTGCTCGTCTCGCGTGCGCGCAACGCGCTGGCCGGTGCGCACGACCCGCGCTGGTCCGACGTCGTGCGCTTCGCGACGGTGAGCGCGCCCGCAGCCGTCTACCGCATCCGATGGTGGATCCACGGCGTGACGGCGGCGTGCGTGATCCTCGCCGTCGTCGCGGGGTTCGCCGCCGCGCGCGACTCCTCGATCCTCGCGCTCCTCGGCACGCCCGAGGACCGGCAGCAGTACGTCGACCAAGCGTTCGCGCAGTACTACGACCCCGGCCTCGACTTCGCCCTCACGGTGTGGACGAGCAACGCGTGGATCGCGGCCCAGTGCATCGCGCTCGGCATCACGGGCGTGTGGCCCGTGTACGTCCTCGCGAACAACGCGATCAACGTCGGCGCGATGGGCGGGCTCATGGCCGCGCACGGTCGGCTCGACATCTTCTTCGCGCTCATCACGCCGCACGGCCTGCTCGAGCTCACCGCGATCTTCGCCGCGGGGGCGGCGGGCCTCAAGCTGTTCTGGACGATCGTCGACCCGGGCCGTCGGCCGCGCGGCGTCGCGCTCGCGCAGGAGGGGCGTGCGACGTTCACCGTCGTCGTGACGCTCGCCGTCGCGCTCGCGGTCTCGGGGATCGTCGAGGGCTGGGTGACCGGGTCCATGCTGCCGTGGTGGCTGAAGATCCTCATCGGCATGGTCGTGCTGGCCGGGTTCTGGACGTGGGTGACGGTCCTCGGCCGGCGCGCCGTGCGCGCGGGCCACACGGGCGACCTCAGCGAGGACCGCGCCGGGGGCGTCCAGCTCTACGCGTGA
- a CDS encoding DUF58 domain-containing protein, translating to MVVTGRAVALLALGALPVLARPEVATVVAWVLLVALVWALDVGLAASPRRLTVTRSVPGSVRLDEPTTSTVVLTNGAGRRARGVLRDAWQPSAGAAVPVHSFDVRAGEGARLRTTLVPRRRGDRTAAALTLRTLGPLRVGGRQVSLDVPAMLRVLPPFRSRRHLPSRLARLREMDGRSAVQVRGEGTEFDSLREYVIGDDVRSIDWRATARRGDVVVRTWRPERDRRVLIVLDTSRTSAARIGDEPRLDAGIEASLLLSALASHAGDRVELLAFDRRARARVAGASGARLMPALAEALAPVEPKLVEADWPALVTAIGERLSQRALVVLLTTTDPAAVESGLLPVVDGLVRNHLVVVASVRDPEIDGLRRTRTDVEDLYDAAAAERGELERTSVATVLRRRGVEVLHAPPEELAPALADLYLALKRAGRL from the coding sequence GTGGTCGTGACCGGCCGCGCCGTCGCCCTGCTGGCGCTCGGTGCGCTCCCCGTCCTCGCGCGGCCCGAGGTCGCGACCGTCGTCGCGTGGGTCCTGCTCGTCGCGCTCGTGTGGGCGCTCGACGTCGGGCTCGCCGCGTCGCCCCGGCGGCTCACGGTCACGCGCTCCGTGCCCGGCTCGGTCCGGCTCGACGAGCCCACGACGTCGACCGTCGTGCTGACGAACGGCGCAGGTCGTCGGGCCCGCGGAGTCCTGCGCGACGCGTGGCAGCCGTCCGCGGGCGCTGCCGTGCCCGTGCACTCCTTCGACGTGCGCGCCGGCGAGGGCGCACGCCTCCGCACGACGCTCGTGCCCCGGCGGCGCGGCGACCGGACCGCTGCGGCGCTCACGCTGCGCACGCTCGGACCGTTGCGCGTCGGCGGCCGCCAGGTGTCCCTCGACGTCCCCGCGATGCTGCGCGTCCTGCCCCCGTTCCGCTCACGCCGCCACCTGCCGTCGCGGCTCGCACGCCTGCGCGAGATGGACGGTCGCTCTGCGGTGCAGGTCAGAGGCGAGGGCACCGAGTTCGACTCGCTGCGCGAGTACGTCATCGGCGACGACGTCCGCTCGATCGACTGGCGCGCGACCGCACGCCGAGGCGACGTCGTCGTGCGCACGTGGCGTCCCGAGCGGGACCGTCGGGTCCTCATCGTGCTCGACACGTCGCGCACCTCGGCCGCGCGCATCGGCGACGAGCCGCGGCTCGACGCCGGCATCGAGGCGTCCCTCCTGCTCTCGGCTCTCGCCTCGCACGCCGGCGACCGGGTCGAGCTCCTCGCGTTCGACCGCCGGGCCCGTGCACGCGTCGCCGGGGCCTCCGGGGCGCGGCTCATGCCCGCGCTCGCCGAGGCGCTCGCGCCTGTCGAGCCCAAGCTCGTCGAGGCGGACTGGCCCGCGCTCGTCACCGCGATCGGCGAGCGGCTCAGCCAGCGGGCTCTCGTCGTCCTGCTGACGACGACGGACCCGGCAGCGGTCGAGTCAGGGCTCCTTCCCGTCGTCGACGGGCTCGTGCGCAACCACCTCGTCGTCGTCGCGTCCGTGCGCGACCCCGAGATCGACGGGCTCCGCCGGACGCGGACCGACGTCGAGGACCTCTACGACGCGGCGGCCGCAGAGCGCGGAGAGCTCGAGCGCACCTCGGTCGCGACAGTCCTGCGACGTCGGGGCGTCGAGGTCCTCCACGCACCGCCCGAGGAGCTCGCGCCCGCGCTCGCCGACCTCTATCTCGCGCTCAAGCGAGCAGGTCGGCTCTAG
- a CDS encoding MoxR family ATPase, whose protein sequence is MQDPTLPTPVQDRGAAVQPPPAPAAPAPTGDAALRNALAAVRAEVAKAVVGQDSAVTCLLIALLCRGHVLLEGVPGVAKTLLVRTLSASLSLDTARVQFTPDLMPGDITGSLIYDARTAEFSFREGPVFTNLLLADEINRTPPKTQSSLLEAMEERQVSVDGTPRPLPDPFLVIATQNPVEYEGTYPLPEAQLDRFLLKVVLPLPERDQEVEILRRHAAGFSPRDLAGAGVGPVADAATLEAARGAVARVQVAPEILTYVVDLCRATRSSPSLSLGVSPRGATALLATSRAWAWLAGRDYVTPDDVKALVTSTLRHRVAVRPEAELEGVTAESVLATVLASVPVPR, encoded by the coding sequence ATGCAGGACCCCACCCTTCCCACGCCCGTGCAGGACCGAGGCGCCGCCGTGCAGCCCCCGCCCGCGCCCGCCGCCCCCGCGCCCACGGGCGACGCCGCGCTGCGCAACGCTCTCGCCGCGGTCCGCGCCGAGGTCGCCAAGGCCGTCGTCGGGCAGGACTCCGCCGTCACCTGCCTGCTCATCGCGCTGCTGTGCCGCGGGCACGTCCTGCTCGAGGGCGTCCCGGGCGTCGCCAAGACGCTGCTCGTGCGTACCCTGTCGGCGTCGCTGTCGCTCGACACCGCGCGCGTGCAGTTCACGCCCGACCTCATGCCCGGTGACATCACGGGCTCGCTCATCTACGACGCACGGACCGCAGAGTTCTCGTTCCGCGAGGGGCCGGTCTTCACGAACCTCCTGCTCGCCGACGAGATCAACCGCACGCCCCCCAAGACGCAGTCCTCGCTGCTCGAGGCCATGGAGGAGCGCCAGGTGTCGGTCGACGGCACACCGCGTCCGCTGCCCGACCCGTTCCTCGTCATCGCGACGCAGAACCCGGTCGAGTACGAGGGCACCTACCCGCTGCCCGAGGCCCAGCTCGACCGCTTCCTCCTCAAGGTCGTCCTGCCGCTGCCCGAGCGAGACCAGGAGGTCGAGATCCTCCGACGCCACGCGGCGGGCTTCTCCCCGCGGGACCTCGCCGGCGCGGGAGTCGGCCCCGTCGCGGACGCGGCGACGCTCGAGGCCGCGCGCGGCGCGGTCGCCCGCGTCCAGGTCGCGCCGGAGATCCTCACGTACGTCGTCGACCTGTGCCGCGCGACGCGCAGCTCGCCGTCGCTCTCGCTCGGGGTGTCTCCGCGCGGCGCGACCGCCCTCCTCGCGACGTCGCGCGCGTGGGCATGGCTCGCGGGACGCGACTACGTGACACCCGACGACGTCAAGGCGCTCGTCACCTCGACGCTGCGCCACCGCGTCGCGGTCCGCCCCGAGGCCGAGCTCGAGGGCGTGACGGCCGAGTCCGTGCTCGCGACCGTCCTCGCGAGCGTGCCGGTCCCTCGATGA
- a CDS encoding DUF4350 domain-containing protein, with protein MSTAEQDLAPAGVTGDSTDLRSRVRTRWHRWRWPVGILVVVVVAVAALVVLTPRRSDVPLDVRNVGGDGARAVAEVLRRQGVDVARASSAQDAARRAGSGETLAVVGGASLDDAALDALAGTRADLVLIAVDPAVVARLTQGRVALAPDGTVPTVPLDAGCADPDAVAAGRIAVDGATYTADDDATTCFVLPGDSAAVVSVVLDDGRRVDVLGSAGLVRNDSVTREGNAALALRTLGRHDSLVWFLPRNPALEGEMSGATNPGLLDLLPDWARSMTLLAAFVLLGTVLWRGRRLGPVISEELPVEVRAVESTYGRGRLYRRAAARGHSAAALRAGAADRMARRVGLPRSADGPSLVDSVARATGRDPLEIASVLHGPPPPDDAAFAALIHQLDQLEREVDRS; from the coding sequence ATGAGCACCGCCGAGCAGGACCTCGCTCCCGCGGGCGTCACCGGGGACAGCACCGACCTGCGCTCACGCGTCCGCACCCGGTGGCACCGGTGGCGCTGGCCCGTCGGCATCCTCGTCGTCGTGGTCGTCGCGGTCGCCGCGCTCGTGGTCCTCACCCCGCGCCGCAGCGACGTCCCCCTCGACGTGCGCAACGTCGGCGGCGACGGTGCCCGCGCCGTCGCCGAGGTCCTGCGCAGGCAAGGCGTCGACGTCGCTCGGGCGTCGAGCGCGCAGGACGCCGCACGCCGCGCGGGAAGCGGCGAGACTCTCGCCGTCGTCGGCGGCGCCTCCCTCGACGACGCCGCTCTCGACGCGCTCGCCGGCACACGCGCCGACCTCGTGCTCATCGCCGTCGACCCCGCGGTCGTCGCACGGCTCACGCAGGGCCGCGTGGCCCTGGCTCCGGACGGGACCGTCCCCACCGTGCCCCTCGACGCGGGCTGCGCCGACCCCGACGCGGTCGCAGCAGGCCGGATCGCCGTCGACGGAGCGACGTACACCGCCGACGACGACGCCACGACGTGCTTCGTCCTCCCCGGCGATTCTGCCGCCGTCGTCTCCGTCGTCCTCGACGACGGTCGCCGCGTCGACGTCCTCGGCTCAGCCGGCCTCGTGCGGAACGACTCCGTCACGCGCGAGGGCAATGCGGCGCTCGCGCTGCGCACGCTCGGCCGCCACGACTCCCTCGTGTGGTTCCTGCCTCGGAACCCGGCGCTCGAGGGCGAGATGTCGGGCGCGACCAACCCCGGCCTCCTTGACCTCCTGCCGGACTGGGCCCGCTCGATGACGCTCCTCGCCGCGTTCGTGCTCCTCGGCACCGTCCTGTGGCGTGGACGCAGGCTCGGGCCTGTCATCTCCGAGGAGCTGCCCGTCGAGGTCCGCGCCGTCGAGTCGACTTACGGGCGAGGCCGTCTCTACCGACGCGCCGCCGCGCGCGGGCACTCGGCGGCAGCGCTCCGCGCGGGCGCCGCCGACCGGATGGCCCGGCGCGTCGGGCTGCCGCGCTCGGCCGACGGGCCTTCTCTCGTCGACTCCGTCGCACGCGCGACCGGACGCGACCCGCTCGAGATCGCGTCCGTCCTCCACGGCCCACCACCCCCCGACGACGCGGCGTTCGCCGCTCTCATCCACCAGCTTGACCAGCTCGAGAGAGAGGTTGACCGCTCGTGA
- a CDS encoding DUF4129 domain-containing protein, with protein MLAAAWAALSVPVDPDAPTARRWLEDELARPEYHEGPSLVERVIGWIIEKISGLLDATGSMNPVVLVAVVGVVLAIVGVALWVAGPARLRAKQLAPGALAAADDSRTSEQMRAASLAAASHGDLTTAVVERFRAVVRAAEERVVLTEMPGRTADEAAAELGAAFPGASTSIRSAARVFDDTLYGERPATTQHLTAVVALDDELGSTRPLPTAERATVPGRLA; from the coding sequence GTGCTCGCCGCTGCCTGGGCCGCCCTGAGCGTCCCCGTCGACCCCGACGCGCCGACCGCGCGCCGGTGGCTCGAGGACGAGCTGGCCCGGCCCGAGTACCACGAGGGTCCCTCGCTCGTCGAGCGCGTCATCGGGTGGATCATCGAGAAGATCTCCGGCCTGCTCGACGCCACCGGATCGATGAACCCGGTCGTGCTCGTCGCCGTCGTCGGGGTCGTCCTCGCCATCGTCGGCGTCGCGCTCTGGGTCGCGGGCCCCGCACGGCTCCGGGCCAAGCAGCTCGCACCCGGCGCGCTCGCTGCAGCCGACGACTCTCGGACGTCCGAGCAGATGCGTGCCGCCTCCCTCGCAGCGGCCTCCCACGGAGACCTCACGACCGCCGTCGTCGAACGCTTCCGTGCCGTCGTGCGTGCGGCCGAGGAACGCGTCGTCCTCACCGAGATGCCAGGCCGCACCGCCGACGAGGCAGCGGCGGAGCTCGGTGCCGCGTTCCCCGGTGCGAGCACCAGCATCCGCAGCGCCGCGCGCGTCTTCGACGACACGCTCTACGGCGAACGTCCCGCGACCACCCAGCACCTCACGGCGGTCGTCGCCCTCGACGACGAGCTCGGGTCAACGCGTCCGCTTCCGACCGCCGAGCGTGCCACCGTCCCCGGGAGGCTCGCATGA
- a CDS encoding glycerophosphoryl diester phosphodiesterase membrane domain-containing protein produces MTSGDGAGWGLPDAEGNGTDARPEPRYGQYAPPPDPTGATQPPSGQPQYGQPQHGQPQYGQPQYGQPQYGQPQYGQAGPGYGAPQGFSGPPPSLRPGIIPLRPLGLGEIFDGSFGAIRTNPRVMVGLTTLVVTIAAVVGILGQMLLAEIFPQVFGSGLASLFGDELAAEDLADAQSFLDSFVTMLLLLPIMTLVVTPVMTGMLTVSVSRSVLGRKASIGEIWAATRPAIWRLIGLTFFLGLAATIVSGGVIAASFLALSRISDLDGGGLAFGVLVVLLIVALFVALVWFTVRTMLIAPCIVLERLPIGAAIVRGWGLTRGGFWRLFGIYLLAQIAVSIVAQIVAIPLGIVAGLLAVVAPAGLMMTGITMLTTIVSYVVTITFMSALLALLYIDVRMRREGLDVELAAAAARETR; encoded by the coding sequence ATGACGAGTGGAGACGGGGCCGGTTGGGGCCTTCCCGACGCTGAGGGCAACGGGACTGACGCGCGGCCCGAACCGCGCTACGGCCAGTACGCGCCGCCGCCGGACCCGACGGGCGCCACGCAGCCCCCGTCCGGCCAGCCCCAGTACGGCCAGCCGCAACACGGCCAGCCCCAGTACGGCCAGCCGCAATACGGCCAGCCCCAATACGGCCAGCCGCAGTACGGCCAGGCCGGCCCCGGCTACGGTGCGCCGCAGGGCTTCTCGGGTCCGCCGCCGTCGCTCCGCCCCGGCATCATCCCGCTGCGTCCGCTCGGCCTCGGCGAGATCTTCGACGGCTCGTTCGGCGCGATCCGCACGAACCCGCGGGTCATGGTCGGCCTGACGACGCTCGTCGTGACGATCGCCGCCGTCGTCGGGATCCTCGGTCAGATGCTCCTCGCAGAGATCTTCCCCCAGGTCTTCGGCTCGGGCCTCGCCTCCCTCTTCGGTGACGAGCTCGCCGCGGAGGACCTCGCAGACGCGCAGTCGTTTCTCGACTCGTTTGTCACGATGCTGCTTCTGCTCCCGATCATGACTCTCGTCGTCACGCCCGTGATGACCGGCATGCTCACGGTGTCCGTCTCGCGCTCCGTCCTCGGCCGCAAGGCCTCGATCGGCGAGATCTGGGCCGCGACACGTCCCGCGATCTGGCGTCTCATCGGGCTGACGTTCTTCCTCGGCCTCGCGGCGACGATCGTCAGCGGCGGGGTGATCGCCGCGTCCTTTCTCGCCCTGTCGAGAATCTCTGACCTCGACGGCGGTGGCCTCGCTTTCGGCGTGCTCGTCGTCCTTCTCATCGTCGCCCTCTTCGTCGCGCTCGTCTGGTTCACCGTCCGCACGATGCTCATCGCGCCGTGCATCGTCCTCGAAAGGCTGCCGATCGGTGCCGCGATCGTCCGCGGGTGGGGGCTCACGCGCGGCGGGTTCTGGCGCCTTTTCGGCATCTACCTCCTCGCACAGATCGCCGTGAGCATCGTCGCGCAGATCGTCGCGATCCCCCTGGGGATCGTCGCCGGGCTCCTCGCGGTCGTCGCCCCCGCCGGACTCATGATGACCGGCATCACGATGCTCACGACGATCGTCAGCTACGTCGTGACGATCACGTTCATGAGCGCCCTTCTCGCACTCCTCTACATCGACGTCCGCATGCGGCGCGAGGGCCTCGACGTCGAGCTCGCCGCGGCCGCGGCACGCGAGACCCGCTGA
- the mtrA gene encoding MtrAB system response regulator MtrA, with translation MKERVLVVDDDTALAEMIGIVLRSEGFEPSFCADGDGALAAFRASKPDVVLLDLMLPGKDGNEVCRLIRAESGVPIIMLTARTDTVDVVLGLEAGADDYVSKPFKPKELIARIRARLRRNEEVEAERLTIGDLEIDVTGHRVLRGGEPISLTPLEFDLLVALARKPWQVFSREVLLEKVWGYRHAADTRLVNVHVQRLRSKIEHDPERPEIVVTVRGVGYRAGAAGA, from the coding sequence ATGAAGGAACGCGTTCTCGTCGTCGATGACGACACCGCACTGGCGGAGATGATCGGCATCGTCCTGCGCTCGGAGGGGTTCGAGCCGTCGTTCTGCGCCGACGGCGACGGCGCCCTCGCGGCCTTCCGAGCGTCGAAGCCCGACGTCGTGCTGCTCGACCTCATGCTGCCCGGCAAGGACGGCAACGAGGTCTGCCGCCTCATCCGAGCCGAGTCGGGCGTCCCCATCATCATGCTCACGGCGCGCACCGACACGGTCGACGTCGTCCTGGGGCTCGAGGCGGGTGCCGACGACTATGTCTCCAAGCCGTTCAAGCCCAAGGAGCTCATCGCGCGCATCCGTGCCCGCCTGCGCCGCAACGAGGAGGTCGAGGCCGAGCGGCTGACGATCGGCGACCTCGAGATCGATGTCACGGGTCACCGTGTCCTGCGCGGCGGCGAGCCGATCTCCCTCACCCCGCTCGAGTTCGACCTGCTCGTGGCGCTCGCGCGCAAGCCGTGGCAGGTGTTCTCGCGCGAGGTCCTCCTCGAGAAGGTCTGGGGCTACCGCCACGCGGCGGACACGCGCCTCGTCAACGTCCACGTCCAGCGGCTGCGCTCGAAGATCGAGCACGATCCCGAGCGCCCCGAGATCGTCGTGACGGTCCGTGGTGTGGGCTACCGGGCAGGCGCCGCGGGGGCATGA
- the mtrB gene encoding MtrAB system histidine kinase MtrB: MSADGVVAEGPALAGPLGRLARRWRRSIQVKVVSTALVVGTVLLLVLGGYLSGSIRDGVFDQRLDEVLLDSARTTQQAQLTFDTSTAATSTQVQLLLNDMLPKLRSSGTSSREVVLLRTEAAQVAPGIVDITTAQALIPLISDALRAAVVRGDGQQWQSVAVPDATGSGPGIVVGSLVEVPLAGPFELYFVYSLGAEQDTLGFIQGVLLVGAAALIAILVVITFVSTRQVVSPVQRAALSAERLAEGHLGERLAVRGSDEMATLGRSFNEMAASLQRQIEQMEALSALQRRFVSDVSHELRTPLTTIRMAAEMINDAKDEFNPVVRRSAELLSLQLDRFESLLADLLEISRFDAGAATLDAEHRDVRDIVDRAVDNAVPLASAKGVFLSVDYEDAPARADVDPVRLERIVRNLLVNAIEHAEEGPVEVTVASDAQAVAVHVRDFGVGMTAEAATRVFDRFWRADPARARTTGGTGLGLAISLEDARLHGGWLEAWGRPGEGAAFRLTLPRRAGIRLATSPVPLVPESAEPRDPVHHDPHSTPGGYGAASVPVLADDEEDA, encoded by the coding sequence ATGAGCGCGGACGGCGTCGTCGCCGAGGGACCCGCGCTCGCGGGGCCGCTCGGCAGGCTCGCGCGTCGGTGGCGTCGCTCGATCCAGGTCAAGGTCGTCTCGACGGCTCTCGTCGTCGGGACCGTCCTGCTCCTCGTGCTCGGCGGCTACCTGTCGGGCTCGATCCGGGACGGTGTGTTCGACCAGCGCCTCGACGAGGTCCTCCTCGACTCGGCGCGGACGACGCAGCAGGCACAGCTGACGTTCGACACGTCGACGGCCGCGACGTCGACGCAGGTGCAGCTGCTCCTCAACGACATGCTGCCCAAGCTGCGCTCGAGCGGCACGAGCTCGCGCGAGGTCGTGCTCCTGCGCACCGAGGCAGCCCAGGTCGCGCCCGGGATCGTCGACATCACGACGGCGCAGGCCCTCATCCCGCTCATCAGCGATGCCCTGCGCGCGGCCGTCGTCCGGGGCGACGGCCAGCAGTGGCAGTCGGTCGCCGTGCCGGACGCGACGGGCAGCGGGCCCGGCATCGTCGTCGGGTCGCTCGTCGAGGTCCCGCTCGCGGGCCCGTTCGAGCTGTACTTCGTGTACTCGCTCGGGGCCGAGCAGGACACGCTCGGGTTCATCCAGGGCGTGCTGCTCGTCGGCGCCGCGGCGCTCATCGCGATCCTCGTCGTCATCACCTTCGTCTCGACCCGGCAGGTCGTCAGCCCCGTCCAGCGCGCCGCGCTCAGCGCGGAGCGCCTCGCCGAGGGGCACCTCGGCGAGCGCCTCGCGGTGCGGGGCAGCGACGAGATGGCGACGCTCGGCCGGTCGTTCAACGAGATGGCCGCGAGCCTCCAGCGTCAGATCGAGCAGATGGAGGCGCTCAGCGCGCTCCAGCGCCGCTTCGTCTCCGACGTCTCCCACGAGCTGCGCACACCGCTCACGACGATCCGCATGGCCGCCGAGATGATCAACGACGCGAAGGACGAGTTCAACCCGGTCGTGCGCCGCTCGGCGGAGCTGCTCTCGCTCCAGCTCGACCGCTTCGAGTCGCTCCTCGCGGACCTTCTCGAGATCTCACGCTTCGACGCGGGCGCCGCGACCCTCGACGCGGAGCACCGCGACGTGCGCGACATCGTCGACCGCGCCGTCGACAACGCGGTGCCCCTGGCGAGCGCCAAGGGTGTCTTCCTCTCGGTCGACTACGAGGACGCGCCCGCGCGCGCCGACGTCGACCCGGTGCGGCTCGAGCGCATCGTGCGCAACCTGCTCGTCAATGCGATCGAGCACGCTGAGGAGGGGCCCGTCGAGGTGACGGTCGCCTCGGACGCGCAGGCCGTCGCCGTGCACGTGAGAGACTTCGGGGTCGGCATGACGGCTGAGGCCGCCACGCGTGTCTTCGACAGGTTCTGGCGCGCGGACCCCGCGCGTGCCCGGACGACGGGTGGCACCGGTCTCGGCCTCGCGATCTCGCTCGAGGACGCGCGCCTGCACGGCGGCTGGCTCGAGGCCTGGGGCCGTCCGGGGGAGGGCGCGGCGTTCCGGCTCACGCTGCCGCGGCGCGCCGGCATCCGGCTCGCGACGTCGCCCGTGCCGCTCGTGCCCGAGAGCGCCGAGCCGCGTGACCCCGTGCATCACGACCCGCACAGCACGCCGGGCGGGTACGGGGCCGCCTCGGTCCCGGTGCTCGCCGACGACGAGGAGGACGCATGA
- a CDS encoding LpqB family beta-propeller domain-containing protein: protein MSATTGRRARTVAVAACAAAALAGCVSLPTSGPVSRGEAGVVDDQDPIYLIIDGPVAGASPEQIVRGFVTAQAAGAVDRFETARTFLTPAAVDGWDPRTGITVFAGDLTFDAPSEIPAPGAPGTDPDDPTQTDAGGDETTDRGSATDGGSPGTRGPDTGTPTGETPEPTPTLDVAAATQLALTGHARVAASVDGTGRLTEADPEAVQDVQVELERTADGEWRISEVPDGLLVSQPNFRAAYEATAVYFATTDLAYLVPEVRWFPRENHASYAISSLLAGPSPLLRDVVVTGAPAGTTLSVEGVRTGEAGRVDVDLSQQVLAADEPQRSLLAAQIDATLRTLGIAGVNLMVGGVPLTGASPLAIERDPSPGGAPVGLRTADSVVVRLEGRELVPVEGVAPLEGVDVTGLAVSADGATLVARDGHSRILRLTPDGAPPTTLVEGNRLVVPSVDRTGRVWTADRTHGASLMVLAPGDEDPVLLDAPWLEDTEVVALRVARDGARVAVVVGAPEASRVFVAGVVRAEDGTPTGLTTPVSGGASITTVTDVDWVDESTLVVLGAPPGGTHLSAYVVPIGGTSEAMSTVDDVVGLTSGRGRRAVYVETSSGDVFGRGATGTNWTPVVSGVRRLTYPG, encoded by the coding sequence ATGAGCGCGACGACGGGGCGCAGGGCCCGCACGGTGGCGGTGGCGGCGTGCGCGGCCGCCGCGCTCGCGGGCTGCGTGTCGCTGCCGACCTCGGGGCCGGTCTCGCGCGGCGAGGCAGGCGTCGTCGACGACCAGGACCCGATCTACCTCATCATCGACGGGCCCGTCGCGGGCGCGTCGCCCGAGCAGATCGTCCGCGGGTTCGTCACGGCGCAGGCCGCGGGAGCGGTCGACCGCTTCGAGACCGCGCGCACGTTCCTCACCCCGGCGGCGGTCGACGGGTGGGACCCGCGCACGGGCATCACGGTGTTCGCGGGCGATCTGACGTTCGACGCCCCGTCCGAGATCCCGGCCCCGGGCGCGCCCGGGACGGACCCCGACGACCCGACGCAGACCGACGCCGGCGGCGATGAGACGACCGACCGCGGGTCGGCCACCGACGGCGGGTCGCCGGGGACGCGCGGACCTGACACGGGAACGCCCACGGGGGAGACCCCGGAGCCCACGCCGACGCTCGACGTCGCCGCCGCGACGCAGCTCGCCCTCACCGGGCACGCACGCGTCGCCGCGTCCGTCGACGGGACGGGCCGGCTCACGGAGGCCGACCCCGAGGCCGTCCAGGACGTCCAGGTCGAGCTCGAGCGCACGGCTGACGGCGAATGGCGGATCTCGGAGGTGCCCGACGGGCTCCTCGTCTCGCAGCCGAACTTCCGCGCGGCCTACGAGGCCACGGCGGTGTACTTCGCGACGACGGACCTCGCCTACCTCGTCCCCGAGGTGCGCTGGTTCCCGCGGGAGAACCACGCCTCGTACGCGATCTCCTCGCTCCTCGCCGGGCCGTCGCCGCTGCTCCGCGACGTCGTCGTCACGGGGGCGCCGGCCGGCACGACGCTGTCGGTCGAGGGCGTGCGGACGGGTGAGGCGGGCCGCGTCGACGTCGACCTCAGCCAGCAGGTGCTCGCGGCCGACGAGCCGCAGCGCTCGCTCCTCGCCGCGCAGATCGATGCGACGCTGCGGACGCTCGGGATCGCGGGCGTCAACCTCATGGTCGGGGGCGTGCCCCTCACGGGGGCGTCGCCGCTCGCGATCGAGCGAGACCCGTCGCCCGGTGGCGCGCCGGTCGGGCTGCGGACCGCCGACTCCGTCGTCGTGCGCCTCGAGGGCCGTGAGCTCGTCCCCGTCGAGGGTGTCGCGCCGCTCGAGGGCGTCGACGTCACGGGGCTCGCCGTCTCCGCCGACGGGGCGACGCTCGTCGCGCGCGACGGGCACAGCCGCATCCTCCGGCTCACGCCGGACGGTGCGCCGCCGACGACGCTCGTCGAGGGCAATCGCCTCGTCGTGCCGTCGGTCGACCGGACGGGCCGCGTGTGGACGGCCGACCGGACGCACGGCGCATCGCTCATGGTCCTCGCGCCGGGCGACGAGGATCCTGTTCTGCTCGACGCGCCGTGGCTCGAGGACACCGAGGTCGTGGCGCTGCGCGTCGCGCGCGACGGGGCGCGCGTCGCGGTCGTCGTCGGCGCGCCCGAGGCGTCACGCGTGTTCGTCGCAGGGGTCGTGCGGGCCGAGGACGGGACCCCGACCGGCCTGACGACACCGGTGAGCGGCGGGGCGTCGATCACGACCGTGACGGACGTCGACTGGGTGGACGAGTCGACTCTCGTCGTGCTCGGTGCGCCGCCCGGGGGGACGCACCTGTCGGCGTACGTCGTGCCGATCGGCGGCACGAGCGAGGCGATGTCGACCGTCGACGACGTCGTGGGACTCACGTCGGGACGCGGCCGGCGTGCGGTGTACGTCGAGACGTCGTCGGGCGACGTCTTCGGCCGCGGTGCGACGGGCACGAACTGGACGCCCGTCGTCTCGGGGGTCCGGCGCCTCACCTACCCGGGCTGA